Below is a window of Electrophorus electricus isolate fEleEle1 chromosome 1, fEleEle1.pri, whole genome shotgun sequence DNA.
ACACAACAACTGtttacagatataaatacaggCCCATGTCTGGCCTACGCTGTGACCTCTCAAAAGCAAACTACGTTTAGAGAATTAGCTAGTTTCCTAGCGACCACTGAAACTATCCATTCCTCCTCAATAACGAGAGTAAGCAACAATTAATCACAAAATCTGTATTAAAGCTTTCTGAAGCTCCCGATTAAGGGACTTTCTTGTAACAGTCACGGCCagaaatgtgtatttaaagCAGTTCTAATGGCACATTAAGGCGCCATTAGAAACAGACAACCAAGAACGACACCTCATTTGAACTAGCACACCTCACGGGAACTATCATACTGTAACAAAGCTGTGTCACCTGAACTGCAATAAAGCCAGCCAGAAATGTTGACCCTTCCTCTGTTCAGAGCACTGTGGCTGTGGACCTTGCTCACATTTGCACTGGCAGTAAAACCAGAGTATGGCAAAGGACTTTAGACTTCCACAGTTCACAGTCACTAAATAAAGAGGAGCTGATCAGCAAGGAACTGCAGACAAgcaattgacaaaaaaaaagtgtgtgtgtgtgtgtgtgtgtgtatatatatatatatatatatatatatatatgtgtgtgtgtgtgtgtgtgtgtgtgtgtgtgtgtgtgtgtgtgtgtgtgtgactgtcatTCCAAGTAAATATCTTGAATCAACAGGGCCCCATGTCAGCCAGGAAGGAGCAACATgcatacacttttttttccctaccaAACAGTAGTAAgacacacattaatattttccATTCATGCATGATTCCATTCATGCATAATTGTTCAAGAATTATTTCCTAACAGATTTTTAATCTTCCCACTACATTTCCCTTTATTACCAAAGACtaacaaaatcaacaaatgtCCAATAACCATGTAGGAATATGGAACCTGTTTGTAATGAAAGAATTATTGTGGTCATCGAGGGGATTGGGTCGTGCAACATTTGATACTCTACTGTATTCATTGCTGTCATGAGTAAATGACCAATATTCAAAACAATATCAATAACAAAAATGGTAGTAATGGCCACAGTTAATTATCCAATTAATTATCACAAGTGGAGATGAGAGTGCAGCTAAAAGAACCACTTTACCAAGGAAGAGAAATACTCTGGCAGCCTTCAGTTCTCATAGTTCAATTATTACAAAATTTGCCATTcagaattgattttttttagatCTAATATCTATAGCACAGCAACATGGCTGGAGCACTGCTAAAACcacccaaaataaaaaaacatgagaTGTTCACATAACTGTAGTTAAGTAGTTATTACTGTGCCTTATAGGGGCATTGGGTGACCACGACAATCACATGATCGATGACAAAGGGTTAAAGACACCTTAATTACTGAGCTTACACAGGGAAATGGAAGACCCACTTGAGAAGATCCAGAATGCGGGGTACACAGCCTGGGAGAAGGGGAACACAAACGTGTGGAAGGGGTATGCCCGGTCGGCCACGATGTAGAAGGTGGCGGAGCCCTCATTGCAGTCGAGGAGCACACCAACACGGCTGGGATTGGGGTTGCTCAGCACCGTCTCGGCGCTGTTGTGCCAGGCCGACAGCTTGACGTTGAACCACTCCACGCACCAGGACTCCGCGTTGCGACCCAGACGGCTGGATGGACCCTTGCGGTCGAGGCTGCCGTAGGCTAGGCCCAGGCCGCAGAAGTTGCAGCTGCTCATCTTCACCTCCCAGTAGTGGCAACCCTGGGAGAAGCCTTTAGAGCACAGCACCTGCGAGCACACGGTGAAGCGGGCCGGGTGGTCCGGGTACATTGACGGCTCGTCCGACACAGACGCCTTGGTGTTGTTCTCTGAGAGGGCCACTCGCTTATGGGCCGTCTTGGGGTCAAACGTGAGGATTGTGGAATCTGGATGAGGAGCACAgacatggagacacacaaaaGCACTTTGAGGCAGAAAATATCAATGTTGATTAGAATATTAAATGTGAATGGGgtcaccatttcactgcgtgttgtactgtgtatgactatgtatgtgacaaataaaccaaacttgaaactataGCCACTTACATTTAAGTAGGTCACTTCTTTTAAGTCCAGTAACTGGAACTGATCCCATCTGAACTGGAACTAAGCACATAAAGgcatgtttcataaaaatgtttatttaccccccccccccccaaaaaaaaaagactcactGAAAGGCCAATCAAAATTGTCATTGATAAGACAATGACTAGTAAAACCAAACTCATCCACCCTCCAGCTCTGCCTGACAACAGAGGAGGGAATCTGCATTTAAAGTTACAGCGCTCCTTATTGGACAATGTCACATTTACTCCTAATTGAATTGTGTCAAATTTACTGGTTCACTCCTAATGACATGACTTCAGATCAGGAAAAGATGAAGTAACTTTTACCTGGGCAAAAGAACTGCATCTTAGTAGTATCAGGACACATTGGAATATGAAGAGCtgttaaaatgatatatttcagtatttaaccagatgcattttaatgaatgtgagCCATGGAAAATTTCGTTGTAATCCCACATTGTGGCACAGATATTTTGGACGGCATGGGCCTCAGTGACTGGATTAGTGGGTGAACACATTAATTTACTGCTAACTTTTGGCTAATTGCCCTCCTCCCCCTTAAAATTTGGCAACATTTACCCCAGTGCACTTTTTAACATTCAACTGCACTTTGAACTCTGTTCTTTCTACTGTGTGGTGCATTACACCCTTGGGTGTGCCATGTGCAGGTAGTGATGTACCTAAATCAGGACCAAGGTTATCCATGCTTTTGGAGAATGCAGAATTCATTCCTTGTTGAGGAACCCTCCTGGCTCCTAGAGATTCAAGGTTCAGTAGTAGAGAGAAGCAGAAGTTGATGAATACTATGCATTTTAATtggaaatacatttaaaaactaaaactaccATTCATTAAAGAATGCTTCTGAATAACTAAGATAAACcaattgtacttttaaaatgtaatgtttcagACACGTACGGACTACACAGCAGACTGAGTCAGTTTTTAAACTACAGAAACCTGAATTAACTGGAACTAGTTTGTTCCCCATTGTGACCAGATGTAGCTAAAGGTCTACATGAGCTCAGGTAAAGCAGAAAGCAAACTGAGAAAGAGGCAATGACATACGGTCTCCTTTGGGCTCCTTTTCTTTTGGTTGTGCGTGAGCTTTATGctcctttctgtctcctttGTTCTCCTTTTTGTCTCCTTTGAAAGATAAGATGTTTACAGAACTTAATATACAGTAAATGGCAAAAATGGGGattttactttgtcattttttaaatcttttttttaaaatctggctTTACAAGAAGGTTTGAATGATACAGAATTTGATGATGGAGACATTGATGATTGGTCGGAGTGACTGGGTGTGCCAATGAACATGAAAAATTGTTCCCAATCTCACTTGGGTTAGGTTTCTTTCTGGCGCCACTGGGCACGTCTCTATCCTTTAATCCAGGGCTGGTGGGCCTGAtgtcttcacctgctccagAATCTGCAAATGTCAGGGATGGATACATGGATGAATATGACCAATGTGACAGATGAATGGATGAACTAATAGAGCAGATTGTTACACGGTTCTGTGGAATTCTTGATTCTAATTGGTCAGGTGAAGTTCAGTGAGTTTTGAACTGCATAAAGAACCTAGGAAACCACTAGTAATGACTGACTTGCAGTATATTATCCCTTACACAACAGGTAAATaatcaaagaaaaatgtatctCATTATAACAGGGCATGACGGGGcatgacactgcactgttttCCTTGAACTGACACACCTAATCACTAAGCCCTGAAAGAGCAGATTGAGGATCCTATCAAACTGCACTCGCCAATTACTGATAAAGGCTGGACAAAGCCTGCAGACTGTGACTCCAACTGTGAAGAGGACATATTAGACTATACTAATGGTCCATTTCCTGTTGTGTCATGCCTTAAAGCACAGACCCAAGTTAAAGGCCCAGACAACTCACCTGCTACTTTCTGGATTTAGCTCAACTTCACTGTCTTTTAGTACATTAATGACAAATATGTACAttgaattatattatttaaaagtaatcagagaattattaattaaaggTAATTATTAGTAATATGAAAATCTGCCCATCCAGCGGGTTATTGTTACTATTAATATGTTGTGCCCAAGGGCAACGTAACCATGGCCACAGGGATAGTGCCATTAATTTAGACTGGATTGCTTTAGATACAGCAATAAAAATCAATTATTCGTTTGCTTGTTTGTAACTTCTGAAGGTTGTCTTACCATCAGTAGTAACATCTTTTGTAGACtctgtaaaacatttgaatatgagCTCCATCTGTGCAATACAACTGCTGTTAAATTAGAGCATCTTGCCAAACTctaagacacagacacacctggtTTGAAGGCAGAGACCCTCATTTCCACTTGCTGTTTCAGTACTTTAGAGATCATGTCCTTCAGGAGAACAATGCTGGAGTGGAATGCTATGACCTGTTTGGAGTCCAGGTTGATCCGAGGAGCATAAGGATCAAAGTTCACCTCAGACGGCATGTGCACAGATGCCTAGagcaagccaaaaaaaaagtgtgagatGCAAGCACTGACGTTTCAG
It encodes the following:
- the trim25 gene encoding E3 ubiquitin/ISG15 ligase TRIM25 isoform X1, which produces MADAAMSLLSLEDDLTCSICLCPFDNPVSLICGHSFCLVCLEETWKDAVSLFCPHCRAHYHTKPELKKNTVLSAVVETFKSKSLESSADGQVPGKEPKQVMCDTCMEAPAVNTCLTCMANFCVVHVRPHQENPIFRAHQLIEPLADLSEMLCPDHGKMTEFYCGDHDRSICSSCLQQNHKGCRFSSPEEQRVKKESEMKDKLGTLDSKIEKNQLVISQMREQQAKLKDIAAVRKRALEMEYQQIRDMLQKDEKEAMDALEKDLETGQSKLNTLIKRFNHNIEKMSATTAKINSLLGQSHSLDFLQASVHMPSEVNFDPYAPRINLDSKQVIAFHSSIVLLKDMISKVLKQQVEMRVSAFKPESTKDVTTDDSGAGEDIRPTSPGLKDRDVPSGARKKPNPRDKKENKGDRKEHKAHAQPKEKEPKGDRARRVPQQGMNSAFSKSMDNLGPDLALHIPMCPDTTKMQFFCPVPVQMGSVPVTGLKRSDLLKYSTILTFDPKTAHKRVALSENNTKASVSDEPSMYPDHPARFTVCSQVLCSKGFSQGCHYWEVKMSSCNFCGLGLAYGSLDRKGPSSRLGRNAESWCVEWFNVKLSAWHNSAETVLSNPNPSRVGVLLDCNEGSATFYIVADRAYPFHTFVFPFSQAVYPAFWIFSSGSSISLCKLSN
- the trim25 gene encoding E3 ubiquitin/ISG15 ligase TRIM25 isoform X3, coding for MADAAMSLLSLEDDLTCSICLCPFDNPVSLICGHSFCLVCLEETWKDAVSLFCPHCRAHYHTKPELKKNTVLSAVVETFKSKSLESSADGQVPGKEPKQVMCDTCMEAPAVNTCLTCMANFCVVHVRPHQENPIFRAHQLIEPLADLSEMLCPDHGKMTEFYCGDHDRSICSSCLQQNHKGCRFSSPEEQRVKKESEMKDKLGTLDSKIEKNQLVISQMREQQAKLKDIAAVRKRALEMEYQQIRDMLQKDEKEAMDALEKDLETGQSKLNTLIKRFNHNIEKMSATTAKINSLLGQSHSLDFLQASVHMPSEVNFDPYAPRINLDSKQVIAFHSSIVLLKDMISKVLKQQVEMRVSAFKPESTKDVTTDDSGAGEDIRPTSPGLKDRDVPSGARKKPNPRDKKENKGDRKEHKAHAQPKEKEPKGDRARRVPQQGMNSAFSKSMDNLGPDLVPVQMGSVPVTGLKRSDLLKYSTILTFDPKTAHKRVALSENNTKASVSDEPSMYPDHPARFTVCSQVLCSKGFSQGCHYWEVKMSSCNFCGLGLAYGSLDRKGPSSRLGRNAESWCVEWFNVKLSAWHNSAETVLSNPNPSRVGVLLDCNEGSATFYIVADRAYPFHTFVFPFSQAVYPAFWIFSSGSSISLCKLSN
- the trim25 gene encoding E3 ubiquitin/ISG15 ligase TRIM25 isoform X2: MADAAMSLLSLEDDLTCSICLCPFDNPVSLICGHSFCLVCLEETWKDAVSLFCPHCRAHYHTKPELKKNTVLSAVVETFKSKSLESSADGQVPGKEPKQVMCDTCMEAPAVNTCLTCMANFCVVHVRPHQENPIFRAHQLIEPLADLSEMLCPDHGKMTEFYCGDHDRSICSSCLQQNHKGCRFSSPEEQRVKKESEMKDKLGTLDSKIEKNQLVISQMREQQAKLKDIAAVRKRALEMEYQQIRDMLQKDEKEAMDALEKDLETGQSKLNTLIKRFNHNIEKMSATTAKINSLLGQSHSLDFLQASVHMPSEVNFDPYAPRINLDSKQVIAFHSSIVLLKDMISKVLKQQVEMRVSAFKPDSGAGEDIRPTSPGLKDRDVPSGARKKPNPRDKKENKGDRKEHKAHAQPKEKEPKGDRARRVPQQGMNSAFSKSMDNLGPDLALHIPMCPDTTKMQFFCPVPVQMGSVPVTGLKRSDLLKYSTILTFDPKTAHKRVALSENNTKASVSDEPSMYPDHPARFTVCSQVLCSKGFSQGCHYWEVKMSSCNFCGLGLAYGSLDRKGPSSRLGRNAESWCVEWFNVKLSAWHNSAETVLSNPNPSRVGVLLDCNEGSATFYIVADRAYPFHTFVFPFSQAVYPAFWIFSSGSSISLCKLSN